From a region of the Leptospira kmetyi serovar Malaysia str. Bejo-Iso9 genome:
- the lpxD gene encoding UDP-3-O-(3-hydroxymyristoyl)glucosamine N-acyltransferase produces MPHIKLSDLAQKVSGSKITNSAAPDTILIEKVTPITPGAKNSISFLSTKKMLSEVKNTLSSAILTTEDFAKEITLPCLVVSNPELSLVEILNSVYPPYVPSGKISSTAIIHPSAKLGAGVTVGEYVVIGENSVIGANTYLEDGVKISRDVTIGEDSHIGPNSSIQHGVIIGKRFICSGNCSIGGDGYKFVTVNGIHHKIPHVGTVRIGDDVEIGSLCTVDRGGIEDTIIGDGCKFDNMVHVAHNCILGKNIIIAGQSGVAGSTIVEDNVIIGGACAVSDHLHVPAGTIVAGGSSLRNSPKKKDIFVGWDYGLTFPEYQKVRVNIRHLVNFQKWSKRIKNLEKHAGIEIDEKD; encoded by the coding sequence ATGCCCCATATTAAACTATCCGATCTCGCTCAAAAAGTAAGCGGATCCAAGATTACGAATTCAGCGGCTCCTGATACGATCTTGATTGAAAAGGTAACCCCGATTACTCCGGGAGCGAAGAATTCCATCAGCTTTCTTTCCACAAAGAAAATGTTATCCGAAGTTAAGAACACTCTTTCGAGCGCAATCTTAACCACTGAAGACTTTGCAAAAGAAATAACGCTTCCTTGTCTCGTTGTTTCAAATCCCGAGCTAAGCCTCGTCGAAATTTTAAATTCCGTATATCCTCCTTATGTCCCGTCCGGAAAAATTTCATCCACCGCGATAATTCATCCGAGCGCTAAGTTGGGAGCGGGAGTTACCGTGGGAGAATACGTTGTCATCGGTGAAAATTCCGTGATCGGCGCGAACACATATCTCGAAGACGGAGTAAAGATTTCTAGAGATGTAACGATCGGAGAAGATTCTCATATCGGACCGAATTCTTCCATTCAACACGGAGTGATCATCGGAAAAAGATTCATCTGTTCCGGTAACTGTTCCATCGGAGGAGACGGATATAAATTCGTTACCGTCAACGGAATTCATCATAAAATTCCTCACGTGGGAACGGTAAGAATCGGAGACGACGTTGAAATCGGTTCGTTGTGCACGGTCGATCGAGGCGGCATCGAAGATACGATCATCGGCGACGGTTGCAAATTTGATAATATGGTTCACGTCGCTCATAATTGTATATTAGGAAAGAATATCATCATCGCCGGACAGAGCGGCGTTGCAGGAAGTACGATCGTAGAAGATAACGTGATCATCGGTGGCGCTTGTGCTGTCTCCGATCATTTGCATGTACCAGCGGGAACCATTGTCGCGGGAGGTTCTTCTTTAAGAAATTCTCCGAAGAAAAAGGATATCTTCGTAGGTTGGGACTATGGGCTTACCTTCCCCGAATATCAAAAAGTTAGAGTCAATATCCGTCACCTCGTGAATTTCCAGAAATGGTCGAAGAGAATCAAGAATCTCGAAAAACACGCCGGAATTGAAATCGACGAGAAGGATTGA